In Henningerozyma blattae CBS 6284 chromosome 6, complete genome, the following are encoded in one genomic region:
- the GCN1 gene encoding Gcn1p (similar to Saccharomyces cerevisiae GCN1 (YGL195W); ancestral locus Anc_8.155), which translates to MSTAEVVVSWEVLAPELEKTCNDSLVSNRSPYLANILELIKDKKLSDSDLARVSVVLLKTFTIYQDYKSKKLVISIFLEILQLQPAFLEKYIHFISEQVIKKPGTKAVSDYLNILEWIDAFWKYASKDITIFEENAVKLLQSQICTSAAIEISIDNHEHSRKTLEKQNQHRRRIRHSVLQSNIKTFVSVFRNNKDTAEHYMNFICKTVLEDYTKLSLPVSGILIILGSLTQSTLQLFSQQPVLNNILRVNYSEKACVFVGKEVILGKNPPSTYCLATGLSPFINEFVTLDLFKKHFIPNLEKANLRAPELAFSMSTEFYHAINASKIDLIEIYSSSKLMSQSFTSLKSTKEVVRNASLNSVIMLLNSCDPKNTDLKCLSKFVDEIFKNIKSNLNADYKTNASKILVNVPIIDNDLSKKLVNNLSAYVSKESNEIALDAMLLAFFKHYFLLNEQIENINKVISDGLKEKKPVLKKIWNQCFLECSEYATTDILCTFSAECLDFIKDTLSHHPKTNQRANLSSFQFINRINVLKIEQIQKAIGLIFESLPSTTLGVSFLELTLSTVLSSEERLLAVQLLKQLFSIYPSIIGFSIISSLEEKINTIIEDTTENTTSYSYISSVFDAISQPLENKEILSKILIRNLIVAQSKFFRLKNGWASLALSAGLDPFNIIKDHSTELVERISSIMLDKNMTKTEIYYCASKAASYATFINPTVMAPLITDLINRDLNTEELFHITAEDLQIWSGLEGELVINVLDKDIAKKLSDKNRKDYETLKWEQSIRKEQAKKNVKKLSKEEQILVNAQLEKESQIRTRITKLQLSLFRSINIIDILSNDATLASNGAEIWYPVAVNALLKLTQTSNSFHLIDTQAIDTFLNLSKNMSSRLEKTRFFIGLATLRVHNVNHIPDNFTQEPISELLTRILFKVKFIADRKPLDALSLTYLLPLLIVVLEEGKKAAISNADKPISRSDFVEEDKNEEHLMLAMEIVAVHAEVFEDPSIPRVPILTVLFSLLALPSQAKMAKECFNSLSQSISTAPTSEDLTVILSSILSPNPFVRATILEAIDGEFELEPFMNFSPEIYICRFDSEESNRETANFIWDFSKFEITDELPSNLLNFFKQSDSGLRLFAARAFAASVLHLKETNLHALDSYLKLLISFYKEKAQPLEDMLDEYGLVITTAAEREDPWEARSTIAIALRELSDVFTEEGDTIISVIRFLIEDGALGDRNLLVRQEMKEAGVEIITEHGAKKVEELIPVFEESLTAYQDAAIKENVIILYGSLATHLPKGDARITTIVERLLNTLDTPSSDVQQAVSQCLSPLVKMFSKDVESYINTLMDKLLNPTIPKSIRKGAAWGIAGLVQGYGISALSDFDIIRNLIEAAEDKKEAIRRESVAYAFEYLSKSLGKFFEPYVIEVLPNILKNLGDSVPDVRHATAEATKAIMAHTTSFGIKKLIPVAVSNLDEISWRTKRGSVELLGNMAYLDPTQLSNSLATIIPEIVGVLNDSHKEVRKSADESLKRFGEVIRNPEIQKLVPALIKAIGDPTNYTEEALDSLIQTQFVHYIDGPSLALIIHVIHRGMHERSANTKRKACKIVGNMAILVDSKDLIPYLQQLIDEVEIAMVDPVPSTRATAARALGALVERLGEAQFPDLIPSLFATLEDDNRSGDRLGSAQALAEVISGLGVSKLEELLPSILSGVTNFRAYVREGFMPLLLFLPVCFGTQFAPYINQTIQPILAGLADTDESIRETALKAGKLIVRNYATKAIDLLLPELEQGMFNENERIRLSSVQLTGDLLFQVTGISSKNEFDEESEYSGEVTKKMVEILGQERRDKILAALFVCRNDTSGIVRANTVDIWKALVPNTPRTIKEILPTLTGMIVSKLGSTSVTLRNIAAQTLGDLVRRVGSNAMSQLLPTLEENVNSSDDSNSRQGICIALTALIEPSSAESLEQYQSIIVNIIRTTLIDGSEAVRQSAASVFDVYQNVVGKVAVDEILPYLLNILKSSENSENALLGLQEIMATKSEVIFPILIPTLLTQPIDGFRASALGSLAEVAGSALYRRLSTIINSLVDSLIIKDISTENRESLEQSFDKVLLSVNDNEGLHPLLQQIMSLLKSENLEKRVVILNRLPNFFEYTTLDYDIYTPDLVSREIPSLDHEDPTIVNGAFKTLSVLIKKQDKSMLEKLVIPTKQALHLTGKEGTDIAAFALPRGPGCILPIFLHGLLYGSNDEREASALAIADIVSKTPAANLKPFVSVITGPLIRVVGERFGGHIKAAILYALNILFSKIPQFLRPFIPQLQRTFVKSLSDPTHEILRLRAAKALGTLIEYQPRVDPLVIELVTGTKQAANDGIKTAMSNALLEVIIKAGSKLNENSKAAIINLVEEEFFSSSDSLAVAYAKLIGSLSELLSVDEAKHILTDKVLNSSLTGDNARFAILTLNSFLKDAPSHIFNTDLRDQFVDFIIAAIQSNELYISRNGLMAAGKMLLLEGETKSPMSKILSEKSFEIGTSNIERLVNELGIQILENADHSPETRRLAIVIVRTLSRFKYEECIKPYYDVLGVSVFTCIRATIIPVKLAAEKAYLAMFRLVEEEDMSSFNEWFDKISKNGSNIETITGVPVQLRSIGDYTKRVGKRLGSVERERIAAGGDAEAMFSDRFEDEKEIWAIGDIELEKDI; encoded by the coding sequence ATGTCAACTGCTGAAGTGGTGGTTTCCTGGGAAGTGTTGGCGCcagaattagaaaagacATGCAATGATTCATTGGTTTCTAATAGATCCCCTTATTTAGctaatattttagaattaattaagGACAAAAAACTTTCTGATTCTGATCTGGCACGTGTTTCTGTTGTCTTGTTGAAGACGTTTACTATATACCAAGATTATAAGTCCAAAAAATTGgttatttctattttccTTGAGATTTTACAATTGCAACCAGCCTTTTTAGAAAAGTACATTCATTTCATTTCTGAACAAGTGATAAAGAAGCCAGGTACGAAAGCTGTTTctgattatttaaatattttggaatGGATTGACGCATTCTGGAAATACGCAAGTAAAGATATAACTATTTTTGAGGAAAATGctgtaaaattattacagtCGCAAATTTGCACATCTGCAGCAATTGAAATCTCTATTGATAACCATGAGCATTCAAGGAAGACTCTCGAAAAACAAAACCAACATAGGAGGAGAATTCGTCATAGCGTATTACAATCTAATATTAAGACCTTTGTATCTgtttttagaaataataaggATACTGCTGAACATTATATGAACTTTATATGTAAAACTGTTCTTGAGGATTATACTAAGCTTTCATTACCAGTATCTGGTATTTTGATCATCTTGGGTTCTTTAACTCAATCAACTCTCCAATTATTTTCTCAGCAACCAGTTTTAAACAACATTCTCAGAGTAAATTATTCAGAGAAAGCTTGTGTTTTTGTTGGTAAGGAAGTCATCTTAGGCAAAAATCCGCCATCCACTTACTGTTTGGCTACTGGTTTATCGccatttattaatgaatttgttACTCTAGATTTATTTAAGAAGCATTTTATTCCAAACCTTGAAAAAGCTAATCTAAGGGCCCCAGAATTGGCCTTTAGCATGTCAACCGAATTTTATCATGCTATAAACGCTTCTAAGATTGATTTGATCGAAATCTATTCATCTTCTAAACTTATGTCTCAGTCATTTACCTCATTGAAAAGTACCAAAGAAGTAGTAAGAAACGCATCGTTAAACTCAGTAATTATGCTATTGAACTCCTGTGATCCAAAAAATACCGATTTAAAATGCTTAAGCAAATTCGtagatgaaatatttaaaaacatAAAATCTAATTTGAATGCTGATTACAAGACAAATGCTTCAAAGATTTTGGTTAATGTGCCTATAATAGATAATGATCTTTCGAAAAAATTGgtgaataatttatcagcCTATGTTTCAAAAGAATCTAATGAAATTGCCTTGGATGCTATGTTATTGGCCTTCTTTAAACATTACtttcttttaaatgaaCAGATcgaaaatatcaataaagTTATCAGCGATGGTCTGAAGGAAAAAAAGCCAgtcttgaaaaaaatttggaatcAATGTTTCCTAGAGTGTTCTGAATATGCAACAACAGATATTTTATGCACCTTCTCGGCTGAGTGCTtagattttattaaagatacTTTATCACATCATCCTAAAACAAATCAGCGAGCAAATTTGTCTTCTTTCCAATTTATAAATCGTATTAAcgttttaaaaatagaacaaattcaaaaagcTATTGGCCttatttttgaatctttACCTTCAACCACTTTGGGTGTTTCATTTTTGGAGTTAACTTTATCTACTGTCTTATCCTCTGAAGAGCGTTTATTAGCAgttcaattattaaaacagTTATTTAGCATTTATCCAAGCATAATTGGGTTCAGTATCATTAGCTCTTTAGaggaaaaaattaacacTATTATTGAGGATACAACCGAGAACACTACTTCGTACAGTTATATTTCATCTGTTTTTGACGCTATTAGTCAACCACTTGAGAATAAGGAAATTCTCTCTAAGATTTTAATTCGTAATTTAATTGTCGCTCAAAGCAAATTCTTCCGTTTGAAAAATGGATGGGCTAGTTTAGCCTTGTCTGCTGGTTTAGATCCATTCAACATTATTAAGGATCATTCAACTGAGCTAGTGGAACGTATTTCTTCCATTATGTTAGACAAAAACATGACTAAAACAGAAATATACTATTGTGCCAGTAAAGCTGCTTCTTATGCAACATTCATTAACCCAACAGTTATGGCACCATTAATTACTGATTTGATAAATAGAGATCTTAATACGGAGGAATTATTCCATATTACAGCAGAAGATTTACAGATTTGGTCAGGATTGGAAGGTGAATTAGTAATCAATGTATTAGACAAAGATATtgctaaaaaattatctgaTAAAAACCGTAAGGATTACGAAACTTTGAAATGGGAACAGAGTATTAGAAAAGAGCAagcaaagaaaaatgttaaaaaacTATCAAAAGAAGAGCAAATATTGGTTAATGCtcaattagaaaaagaatCACAAATTAGAACTAGAATCACAAAATTACAGTTATCTTTATTCCgttctattaatattatcgaCATTTTAAGTAATGATGCTACACTAGCTAGTAATGGTGCTGAAATTTGGTATCCGGTTGCTGTAAATGCTTTATTAAAGTTGACCCAAACTTCTAattcatttcatttaattgacACTCAAGCTATTGATACTTTTCTAAACCTTTCAAAGAATATGTCTTCCAGATTAGAAAAAAcaagattttttattgGTTTGGCTACTCTTCGTGTTCATAATGTGAACCATATACCAGATAACTTTACCCAAGAGCCAATATCGGAATTACTCACCAGAATCCTTTTCAAAGTAAAGTTCATTGCAGATAGAAAGCCATTAGATGCATTAAGTTTGACTTATTTGttaccattattaattgttgttttgGAAGAAGGTAAAAAAGCTGCTATTAGCAATGCTGATAAGCCAATTTCTAGAAGTGATTTTgttgaagaagataaaaatgaagaacATTTAATGCTAGCAATGGAGATTGTCGCTGTTCATGCTGAAGTTTTCGAAGATCCTTCAATTCCAAGAGTTCCAATCTTGACAGTTTTATTCTCTCTACTGGCTTTACCCTCTCAAGCCAAGATGGCTAAAGAGTGTTTTAATTCCTTATCTCAATCAATCTCAACAGCTCCAACTTCCGAAGATCTTACTGtaattttatcttcaataCTATCACCAAACCCATTCGTTCGTGCAACCATTTTGGAAGCTATAGATGGTGAATTTGAACTGGAACCATTCATGAACTTTTCTCCagaaatttatatttgccGATTTGATTCAGAAGAATCTAATAGAGAAACTgcaaattttatttgggATTTTAGCAAGTTTGAAATTACAGATGAATTGCcatctaatttattaaatttctttaagCAATCTGATAGTGGTTTACGTTTGTTTGCAGCTAGAGCTTTTGCTGCTTCTGTCTTACATCTTAAAGAGACAAATTTACATGCTTTGGATTCTTACTTAAAGTTACTAATTAGCttttataaagaaaaagcTCAACCTTTAGAAGATATGCTGGATGAATATGGTTTGGTTATAACAACTGCTGCTGAGCGTGAGGATCCTTGGGAAGCAAGAAGCACAATAGCAATTGCTTTAAGAGAATTATCTGATGTTTTTACTGAGGAAGGAGATACTATTATCTCTGTTATCAGGTTCCTCATTGAAGATGGAGCTTTGGGTGATAGAAACTTATTGGTAAGACAAGAAATGAAGGAAGCAGGTGTAGAAATCATTACGGAACATGGTGCTAAGAAGGTTGAAGAATTGATTCCGGTATTCGAAGAGTCATTGACGGCATACCAAGATGCAgcaattaaagaaaatgttATTATCCTTTATGGTTCATTAGCTACACATTTACCTAAAGGTGATGCAAGAATTACTACTATTGTTgaaagattattaaatacaTTAGATACCCCATCATCTGACGTTCAGCAAGCCGTTTCTCAATGTTTATCTCCATTGGTAAAGATGTTTAGTAAGGACGTTGAATCCTATATTAACACTCTAATGGATAAACTTTTAAATCCTACTATTCCAAAATCAATTCGTAAGGGTGCTGCTTGGGGTATTGCTGGTCTAGTTCAAGGTTATGGTATTTCTGCATTATCTGATTTTGATATCATTCGTAATTTGATCGAAGCTGCTGAAGATAAAAAGGAGGCCATTAGGCGTGAATCTGTTGCGTATGCCTTTGAATATTTGTCAAAGTCTTTAGGTAAATTTTTCGAGCCATATGTTATTGAGGTTTTACcgaatattttaaaaaaccTAGGTGATTCAGTACCAGATGTTAGACACGCTACAGCTGAAGCAACTAAAGCTATTATGGCTCATACTACAAGTTTTGGtatcaaaaaattgattcCTGTTGCAGTTTCAAACTTGGACGAAATCTCCTGGAGAACAAAGAGGGGCTCCGTCGAATTGTTAGGTAATATGGCCTACTTGGACCCTACTCAGCTATCAAACTCCTTAGCAACCATTATTCCAGAAATTGTTGGTGTTTTGAATGATTCCCATAAAGAAGTTCGTAAATCTGCTGATGAGTCACTAAAGCGTTTTGGTGAAGTCATTAGAAATCcagaaattcaaaaattagttCCAGCATTGATTAAAGCTATTGGTGACCCAACAAATTATACTGAAGAAGCCTTAGATTCCTTAATTCAAACTCAATTTGTTCATTATATTGACGGTCCATCTCTGGCATTGATTATTCACGTCATTCATCGTGGTATGCATGAAAGATCTGCTAATACTAAGAGGAAAGCATGTAAGATTGTCGGTAATATGGCTATTTTGGTTGATTCAAAGGATTTAATTCCTTACTTGCAACAATTAATCGATGAAGTAGAGATTGCAATGGTCGATCCTGTGCCAAGTACTAGGGCAACTGCAGCACGTGCATTAGGTGCTCTTGTGGAAAGATTAGGTGAAGCTCAATTCCCTGATTTGATTCCAAGTCTGTTTGCTACATTAGAGGATGATAACAGATCAGGCGACCGTCTAGGGTCTGCTCAAGCTCTAGCGGAAGTTATTAGTGGTTTAGGTGTTTCAAAATTGGAAGAATTGTTACCATCTATTCTATCTGGTGTCACAAACTTTCGTGCGTATGTGAGGGAAGGTTTCATGCCATTATTACTTTTCTTGCCAGTCTGTTTTGGTACTCAATTTGCGCCTTATATTAATCAGACTATCCAGCCCATTTTAGCTGGTTTGGCTGATACTGATGAAAGCATACGTGAGACGGCTCTAAAGGCTGGTAAATTAATCGTTAGAAATTACGCTACAAAGGccattgatttattattacctgAATTGGAACAAGGTATGTTCAATGAAAATGAACGTATTCGTCTATCTTCGGTTCAATTAACAGGTGATTTGTTATTCCAAGTTACCGGTATTTCCTCCAAAAATGAATTCGACGAAGAATCTGAATACAGCGGTGAAGTTACTAAAAAGATGGTTGAGATTTTGGGTCAAGAACGTCGTGATAAAATCCTTGCTGCCTTATTTGTCTGTAGAAATGATACTTCTGGTATTGTCAGAGCTAATACTGTTGATATTTGGAAGGCATTGGTTCCTAATACACCTCGTACTATAAAGGAGATTTTACCCACTTTAACTGGTATGATTGTTTCCAAGCTGGGTTCAACTTCAGTTACATTACGTAATATTGCTGCTCAAACTTTGGGTGATCTAGTTCGTCGTGTTGGTAGTAATGCTATGTCTCAATTATTGCCAACTTTAGAGGAAAATGTGAACTCTTCCGATGATTCTAACTCTAGACAAGGTATTTGTATTGCATTAACCGCTTTAATTGAACCTTCTTCTGCGGAATCATTGGAACAATATCAAtctattattgttaatatCATCCGTACCACATTAATTGATGGTAGCGAAGCTGTCAGACAATCAGCAGCTTCTGTATTTGATGTGTACCAAAATGTAGTTGGTAAGGTTGCTGTAGACGAAATTCTaccatatttattaaacatCCTAAAGTCTTCGGAAAACTCAGAGAATGCATTATTGGGTTTACAAGAAATTATGGCGACAAAATCAGAAGTAATTTTCCCAATTTTAATACCTACCTTATTGACTCAGCCAATTGATGGATTTAGAGCTTCTGCTCTGGGCTCCTTAGCAGAAGTGGCTGGATCTGCATTATACAGAAGATTATCTACAATTATCAACTCATTAGTTGATAGTTTAATTATTAAGGATATCTCCACTGAAAATAGAGAGTCATTAGAACAAAGTTTTGataaagtattattatcagtGAACGACAACGAAGGTTTGCATCCATTATTACAACAAATAAtgtcattattaaagaGCGAGAATCTGGAAAAGCGTGTGGTTATTTTAAACCGTTTACCCAacttttttgaatataCTACATTAGATTATGACATTTACACACCTGATTTGGTTTCTCGTGAAATCCCATCATTAGATCATGAAGATCCAACAATCGTTAATGGGGCCTTTAAAACTCTATCTGTTCTAATTAAGAAGCAAGACAAATCAATGCTAGAAAAGCTAGTAATTCCAACTAAACAGGCGTTACACTTAACTGGTAAGGAAGGAACAGATATCGCCGCATTTGCTTTACCTAGAGGTCCGGGTTGTATTTTACCTATATTTTTACATGGTTTATTGTATGGTTCAAATGACGAGCGTGAAGCATCTGCTTTAGCTATTGCGGATATTGTCTCTAAGACACCAGCAGCTAACCTAAAACCATTTGTAAGTGTTATTACTGGTCCATTAATTCGTGTTGTTGGTGAAAGATTTGGCGGTCATATTAAAGCTGCTATCTTATATGcattgaatattttgtttagtAAGATTCCACAATTTTTAAGACCATTTATTCCCCAATTACAAAGAACTTTTGTTAAATCTTTATCCGATCCAACTCATGAAATATTACGTCTACGTGCTGCTAAAGCTCTTGGTACTTTGATCGAGTATCAACCAAGAGTAGATCCTTTAGTTATTGAATTAGTTACAGGTACCAAACAAGCAGCAAATGATGGTATTAAAACTGCAATGTCAAATGCCTTATTGGAAGTTATTATCAAGGCAGGTTCTAAATTGAATGAGAATTCTAAAGCAGCTATAATTAACTTagttgaagaagaattctTTTCAAGTAGTGATAGTTTAGCTGTTGCATACGCTAAATTGATTGGTTCTCTATCAGAGCTTTTATCAGTTGATGAAGCTAAGCATATTTTAACAGATAAGGTATTAAACAGCTCATTAACTGGTGATAATGCAAGATTTGCCATATTGACGTtgaattcatttttaaaggATGCCCCTTCTCATATTTTTAACACTGATTTGAGAGATCAGTTTGTTGACTTCATTATCGCAGCTATTCAATCTAACGAACTATATATCAGTAGAAATGGTTTGATGGCTGCAGGTAAAAtgctattattagaagGTGAAACAAAATCTCCAATGTCTAAGATTTTATCTGAAAAATCCTTTGAAATTGGTACCAGTAACATTGAAAGATTAGTTAATGAGTTGggtattcaaatattagaaaacgCAGATCACTCCCCTGAAACTAGAAGATTAGCTATCGTAATTGTTAGAACCCTATCTAGATTCAAGTATGAAGAATGTATCAAGCCATATTATGATGTTTTAGGTGTTTCGGTATTTACTTGTATTCGTGCAACAATCATCCCAGTCAAATTAGCAGCTGAAAAAGCTTATTTAGCTATGTTCAGATTGGTTGAGGAGGAAGATATGtcatcatttaatgaatgGTTTGACAAAATCTCGAAGAACGGTTCAAATATTGAGACTATAACTGGTGTTCCGGTACAATTGAGATCAATAGGTGATTACACCAAGAGAGTAGGTAAAAGATTAGGTAGTGTTGAAAGAGAAAGAATCGCAGCTGGTGGTGATGCAGAAGCTATGTTCAGTGACAgatttgaagatgaaaaagaaatctgGGCCATTGGAGATattgaattggaaaaagaCATTTGA